The Caldisericum sp. genome contains a region encoding:
- a CDS encoding HIT domain-containing protein — protein sequence MKHLFAPWRKTYIQNAHNKDRGCFICNAAKSSDDEVNLVVKRGDFAIIILNRYPYNSGHVMICPKRHVKYPYELNEDEQREIMQFLGIAVKVLENVYHPEGFNIGVNIGRAAGAGEEHLHFHIVPRWGGDTNFMSVFSETRVIPETVEETFKKLKEAFSSI from the coding sequence ATGAAACATTTATTTGCACCGTGGCGTAAGACTTACATTCAAAACGCACACAATAAGGATAGAGGTTGTTTTATTTGCAATGCAGCAAAATCAAGCGATGATGAGGTAAATCTTGTAGTTAAGAGGGGCGATTTTGCAATTATCATCCTTAATAGGTATCCATATAACTCTGGGCATGTGATGATATGTCCTAAAAGGCATGTTAAGTACCCGTACGAATTAAACGAAGATGAACAAAGAGAAATAATGCAATTTTTAGGGATTGCGGTAAAAGTGCTCGAAAATGTTTATCACCCAGAAGGATTTAACATTGGTGTAAACATTGGACGCGCAGCAGGTGCAGGGGAGGAGCATCTTCACTTCCATATTGTACCAAGATGGGGTGGGGATACAAACTTTATGTCGGTTTTTTCTGAAACGAGGGTTATCCCCGAAACGGTTGAGGAAACTTTTAAAAAGCTAAAGGAAGCATTCAGTAGTATTTAA
- a CDS encoding PadR family transcriptional regulator, with protein sequence MRRKCGIGCTNLSDFGVSQGIVLRAWILSYLKINGPKHGYEIISGFMETFKDLAQDFTSSEMGAFYKIMRLFEMEGLVTSSWEISESGPARRIYTITDKGIEELKNLEERLTYSKSIIETLLNMIKEAKK encoded by the coding sequence ATGAGAAGAAAATGCGGAATAGGTTGCACGAACTTAAGTGATTTTGGTGTTTCGCAAGGTATCGTTTTGAGAGCATGGATATTATCATATCTTAAGATAAATGGACCCAAGCATGGTTATGAAATCATATCTGGATTTATGGAGACATTCAAGGATCTTGCCCAGGACTTCACATCAAGTGAAATGGGTGCGTTCTACAAGATCATGAGACTCTTTGAAATGGAAGGACTTGTTACATCTTCCTGGGAGATTAGCGAAAGTGGTCCTGCAAGGCGTATTTATACAATAACTGACAAGGGAATAGAAGAACTTAAAAATTTAGAAGAAAGGCTTACGTATTCGAAATCAATAATAGAGACATTACTTAATATGATTAAGGAGGCAAAAAAATGA
- a CDS encoding NifB/NifX family molybdenum-iron cluster-binding protein has product MKIAFVVDENKGLESKISEHFGHAPYFVIVDSVDGEVKNVETVENPYAGLHAHDELVDFLKGKGVEMVVSSHMGEHMMDAFDEAGIDIVIGAEGKVSDILDDVIEGDFEEYDEDLEELDEEPEEEDEISELREDVDALKKEIEEIKSMLKNIENKLKG; this is encoded by the coding sequence ATGAAAATTGCATTTGTAGTAGATGAAAACAAGGGACTTGAAAGTAAAATTAGTGAGCATTTTGGGCATGCTCCCTATTTTGTGATTGTGGACAGTGTTGATGGTGAAGTAAAGAATGTAGAAACGGTTGAAAATCCATATGCAGGATTGCATGCGCATGATGAACTTGTAGATTTCCTCAAAGGCAAGGGTGTTGAAATGGTGGTTTCGAGCCATATGGGTGAGCATATGATGGATGCTTTTGATGAAGCTGGTATTGATATCGTGATAGGTGCAGAAGGAAAAGTTTCTGATATCCTTGACGATGTTATTGAAGGTGATTTTGAAGAGTACGATGAAGACCTTGAAGAACTTGATGAGGAACCCGAAGAAGAAGATGAGATTTCAGAGTTGCGAGAGGATGTAGATGCGCTTAAAAAAGAAATCGAAGAAATAAAGTCTATGCTCAAAAACATTGAAAATAAATTGAAGGGATAA
- the scfB gene encoding thioether cross-link-forming SCIFF peptide maturase produces the protein MFDKSLVHLFPFNGEFFALDVNSGSLLNLDEVTYFYLTKLEETDSKETALKLTQEKYGDEALGIQEEIEELIKDGILFSKPPKYFESNLILKSMCLNVAHACNFGCLYCFAKKGNYGGSDALMSFDVAKASIDFLVKNSDGRDSLEVDFFGGEPLLAFDVVKKTIEYARSTYKNKNWRFTITTNGSLITEEIEKFLYDNDVSIVLSLDGGKETNDKYRVLRNGTGTFDLIFPKIKMITEHRKESGGYYVRGTYTHTTLDISKTVMDLHNFGFKYISLEPVVTKEEGIGIKKEDLSILKKEYERLATEYVNSQKEGTWNFFHFNIDLEAGPCIQKRINGCGAGVEYVAVSPDGSIYPCHQFDGIKETKLGDVFNGIQNKELQEKFRKANFLFNKKECAECWARFYCTGGCLANNYIMNGDIFKPYEIGCEIQKMRIEAALYVSYKLRELDIEVPTTQLSDHIDSVK, from the coding sequence GTGTTTGATAAGTCTTTAGTGCACCTCTTCCCCTTCAATGGGGAATTTTTTGCTCTTGATGTAAATTCAGGAAGCCTCTTAAATCTTGATGAGGTAACGTATTTCTATTTAACAAAACTTGAGGAAACAGATTCAAAAGAGACGGCATTAAAACTAACCCAAGAAAAATACGGAGATGAGGCTTTAGGTATCCAGGAAGAGATAGAAGAACTCATAAAAGATGGGATTCTTTTTTCGAAACCTCCAAAGTATTTTGAGTCAAACCTTATCCTGAAATCGATGTGCCTCAATGTTGCCCATGCCTGTAACTTTGGATGCCTGTACTGTTTTGCAAAAAAAGGAAATTACGGTGGAAGTGATGCCCTTATGAGTTTTGATGTTGCTAAGGCTTCTATCGATTTTCTTGTTAAAAACTCCGATGGGCGTGATTCGCTTGAAGTCGATTTCTTTGGTGGCGAACCACTTCTTGCTTTTGATGTTGTTAAGAAAACAATTGAATACGCACGAAGTACTTACAAAAATAAAAACTGGAGATTTACCATAACAACAAATGGAAGTCTTATTACAGAAGAAATAGAAAAGTTTCTTTATGATAACGATGTGAGTATCGTCTTGAGCCTTGATGGAGGAAAAGAGACGAATGATAAATACAGAGTTTTGAGGAATGGCACAGGCACATTTGATCTCATTTTCCCAAAAATTAAGATGATTACAGAACACAGAAAAGAGTCAGGCGGCTATTATGTAAGAGGGACATACACCCACACAACGCTTGACATATCAAAAACCGTTATGGATTTACATAATTTTGGCTTTAAATATATCTCGCTTGAGCCTGTTGTCACAAAAGAAGAAGGTATCGGGATTAAAAAAGAAGATTTGTCGATCCTCAAAAAAGAGTACGAGCGCCTTGCAACTGAATATGTAAATTCACAAAAAGAAGGAACATGGAACTTCTTCCACTTTAACATCGATTTAGAGGCAGGTCCATGCATACAAAAACGTATTAACGGGTGCGGAGCAGGCGTTGAATATGTCGCTGTCTCTCCGGATGGGTCAATTTATCCATGTCATCAATTTGATGGCATAAAAGAAACAAAATTAGGCGATGTATTTAATGGCATTCAAAATAAAGAACTTCAAGAAAAATTTAGAAAGGCAAACTTCCTTTTCAATAAAAAGGAGTGTGCCGAGTGCTGGGCAAGGTTCTACTGCACGGGCGGATGTCTTGCAAACAATTACATTATGAATGGTGACATCTTTAAGCCTTACGAAATCGGTTGTGAAATACAAAAAATGCGTATTGAGGCAGCCTTGTATGTTTCGTATAAGTTGCGGGAACTTGACATTGAAGTCCCCACAACTCAACTGTCAGACCACATAGATTCTGTGAAGTAA
- the scfA gene encoding six-cysteine ranthipeptide SCIFF has product MVNTTKHVKIVAKKPFWNIDKAHDCRLCQTPCKSACKTSVTVGNQVCEIKKPVKRWIW; this is encoded by the coding sequence ATGGTAAATACAACTAAGCATGTAAAAATTGTAGCAAAGAAGCCGTTCTGGAATATTGATAAGGCACATGATTGCAGGCTTTGCCAGACACCTTGCAAGTCTGCATGCAAAACAAGCGTAACTGTTGGCAATCAAGTTTGCGAAATCAAAAAACCTGTTAAAAGGTGGATTTGGTAG